From Panicum hallii strain FIL2 chromosome 2, PHallii_v3.1, whole genome shotgun sequence, a single genomic window includes:
- the LOC112880248 gene encoding pentatricopeptide repeat-containing protein At3g18020-like isoform X2, whose translation MGTAANPPLLSLQPQHQQPGLLRLVDELCASGRAAEAHHRASLLLLSTASRLDGRAANALLRRLLRARTPLLTLRLVQAAAIVPSLPNHNRLLGLLCRAADLPPIPVLLAHRLHLRMRVAPNAASYAALLDGYARVPDPGAAQKLLDEMPQCGLVPSSLARSFLVKALLRARDVDAAMDVVHNHLWPTMAATDGHQLREDQVVTNAAFANLVQCLCAEGFFHVIFQIAEEMPQRRCYVPDEFAYAQMIDSLCRSGQHHGASRIVYIMRKRGLCPSAVSYNCIVHGLCTSPKPGACLRAHQLVMEGTSFGYHPREVTYKVLVDELCRENELAKAKDVLELMLQPTSQCRQDEGGDAGDETRTRIYNVFLGALRAVDNPSEQLGVLVSMLQSGCKPDVITMNTVIHGFCKSGRAQEARRILDDMLNGDHAEALNVLHTLMPRRRCSPTVITYNCVLKGLFGLGQVDAAMQVLEEMNANNVAADSVTHTVVIKGLCDAGQLEKTKEFWDNVIWPSGIHDNYVYSSIFRGLCKQRKLEQACDFLYELVDCGVAPSIMCYNILIDAACKQGLKKLAYQLVKEMKRNGLAPDAVTWRILGKLHHYEEDEQEEHQLPTANAGGSSADDRLEPLVLTKEMPLLPPLSSSINIYEVNRNNDSTDESDEDVGYSTGMANNNKAEAEEIGYSTKMTVEEPPDNTDPTRGTAIDKGGITWGDGLKKQDKQPLIREPLSRVAKRVFGIL comes from the exons ATGGGTACCGCGGCGAATCCTCCACTGCTGTCCCTCCAACCGCAACACCAGCAGCCGGGCCTGCTCCGCCTGGTGGACGAGCTCTGCGCGTCAGGCCGCGCCGCCGAGGCGcaccaccgcgcctccctcctcctcctctccaccGCGTCCCGCCTCGACGGCCGCGCCGCCAACGCCCTCctgcgccgcctcctccgcgcgcgcaCGCCCCTCCTCACGCTCCGCCTCGTGCAGGCTGCCGCGATCGTCCCTTCGCTCCCCAACCACAACCGcctcctcggcctcctctgccgcgccgCCGATCTGCCGCCGATCCCCGTCCTCCTCGCGCACCGTCTCCACCTCCGCATGCGCGTGGCTCCCAATGCTGCCTCCTACGCCGCGCTCCTCGATGGCTACGCCCGCGTCCCCGACCCCGGCGCCGCGCAGAAGCTGCTCGACGAAATGCCCCAATGCGGGCTGGTCCCCAGCTCCCTCGCGCGCTCGTTCCTCGTCAAggcgctcctccgcgcccgcgaCGTTGATGCCGCCATGGACGTCGTCCACAACCATCTATGGCCGACCATGGCTGCCACGGATGGCCATCAACTTCGAGAGGACCAGGTGGTTACGAACGCAGCGTTCGCCAACCTCGTGCAGTGCCTGTGCGCCGAGGGGTTCTTCCATGTCATCTTCCAGATCGCTGAGGAGATGCCGCAGAGGCGGTGCTACGTGCCTGATGAGTTCGCCTACGCGCAGATGATCGACTCGTTATGCCGATCGGGGCAGCACCATGGCGCATCCAGGATAGTGTACATCATGAGAAAGAGGGGTTTGTGCCCAAGCGCAGTCTCCTACAACTGTATTGTTCACGGGCTGTGCACCAGCCCAAAGCCTGGGGCGTGCCTGCGGGCGCACCAGCTGGTGATGGAAGGCACGTCTTTTGGGTATCACCCGAGGGAGGTGACATACAAGGTGCTTGTGGACGAGCTGTGCCGAGAGAATGAGCTCGCCAAGGCCAAGGATGTCCTGGAGCTGATGCTACAGCCCACCAGTCAGTGTCGCCAGGATGAGGGTGGAGATGCTGGCGACGAGACCAGGACAAGGATATACAATGTGTTTCTTGGAGCCCTGCGTGCCGTGGACAACCCAAGTGAGCAACTTGGCGTGCTTGTATCCATGCTGCAGTCTGGATGCAAGCCGGATGTGATCACCATGAACACTGTCATCCATGGCTTTTGCAAATCTGGGAGGGCCCAGGAGGCTAGGAGGATCCTGGACGACATGCTCAA CGGTGATCATGCAGAAGCCCTCAATGTGCTGCACACTTTGATGCCTAGGCGCCGGTGCTCCCCTACTGTTATCACTTACAATTGTGTCCTCAAGGGACTGTTTGGCCTCGGGCAAGTTGATGCAGCAATGCAGGTGCTTGAGGAAATGAATGCCAATAACGTTGCAGCTGATTCTGTGACTCATACTGTGGTGATCAAAGGGCTCTGTGATGCAGGGCAGCTCGAGAAGACAAAGGAATTCTGGGACAACGTCATCTGGCCATCAGGTATACATGATAATTATGTGTACAGCTCAATCTTCAGAGGTCTCTGCAAACAGAGGAAACTGGAACAGGCATGCGATTTCTTATATGAATTGGTTGATTGTGGGGTTGCTCCCAGTATAATGTGCTACAACATACTCATAGACGCTGCCTGCAAGCAGGGATTGAAGAAGCTAGCATATCAATTAGTTAAGGAGATGAAAAGAAATGGCCTAGCACCGGATGCTGTAACTTGGAGGATTCTAGGCAAATTGCATCACTATGAAGAGGACGAACAAGAGGAGCACCAGCTTCCGACAGCTAATGCGGGTGGAAGTTCCGCAGATGACAGATTGGAGCCTCTTGTCTTGACTAAAGAGATGCCTTTGCTTCCACCTTTGTCGTCATCCATAAACATCTATGAAGTTAATAGGAATAATGATAGCACTGATGAGTCTGACGAAGATGTTGGTTATTCAACAGGTATGGCTAATAATAACAAAGCTGAGGCCGAGGAAATTGGATACTCAACAAAAATGACTGTGGAGGAACCACCAGATAATACTGATCCAACAAGGGGAACAGCAATCGACAAGGGTGGTATAACTTGGGGAGATGGCCTTAAGAAGCAAGATAAACAACCTTTAATAAGAGAACCACTCTCTAGGGTGGCCAAAAGGGTGTTTGGGATACTGTAG
- the LOC112880248 gene encoding pentatricopeptide repeat-containing protein At3g18020-like isoform X4, with amino-acid sequence MGTAANPPLLSLQPQHQQPGLLRLVDELCASGRAAEAHHRASLLLLSTASRLDGRAANALLRRLLRARTPLLTLRLVQAAAIVPSLPNHNRLLGLLCRAADLPPIPVLLAHRLHLRMRVAPNAASYAALLDGYARVPDPGAAQKLLDEMPQCGLVPSSLARSFLVKALLRARDVDAAMDVVHNHLWPTMAATDGHQLREDQVVTNAAFANLVQCLCAEGFFHVIFQIAEEMPQRRCYVPDEFAYAQMIDSLCRSGQHHGASRIVYIMRKRGLCPSAVSYNCIVHGLCTSPKPGACLRAHQLVMEGTSFGYHPREVTYKVLVDELCRENELAKAKDVLELMLQPTSQCRQDEGGDAGDETRTRIYNVFLGALRAVDNPSDHAEALNVLHTLMPRRRCSPTVITYNCVLKGLFGLGQVDAAMQVLEEMNANNVAADSVTHTVVIKGLCDAGQLEKTKEFWDNVIWPSGIHDNYVYSSIFRGLCKQRKLEQACDFLYELVDCGVAPSIMCYNILIDAACKQGLKKLAYQLVKEMKRNGLAPDAVTWRILGKLHHYEEDEQEEHQLPTANAGGSSADDRLEPLVLTKEMPLLPPLSSSINIYEVNRNNDSTDESDEDVGYSTGMANNNKAEAEEIGYSTKMTVEEPPDNTDPTRGTAIDKGGITWGDGLKKQDKQPLIREPLSRVAKRVFGIL; translated from the exons ATGGGTACCGCGGCGAATCCTCCACTGCTGTCCCTCCAACCGCAACACCAGCAGCCGGGCCTGCTCCGCCTGGTGGACGAGCTCTGCGCGTCAGGCCGCGCCGCCGAGGCGcaccaccgcgcctccctcctcctcctctccaccGCGTCCCGCCTCGACGGCCGCGCCGCCAACGCCCTCctgcgccgcctcctccgcgcgcgcaCGCCCCTCCTCACGCTCCGCCTCGTGCAGGCTGCCGCGATCGTCCCTTCGCTCCCCAACCACAACCGcctcctcggcctcctctgccgcgccgCCGATCTGCCGCCGATCCCCGTCCTCCTCGCGCACCGTCTCCACCTCCGCATGCGCGTGGCTCCCAATGCTGCCTCCTACGCCGCGCTCCTCGATGGCTACGCCCGCGTCCCCGACCCCGGCGCCGCGCAGAAGCTGCTCGACGAAATGCCCCAATGCGGGCTGGTCCCCAGCTCCCTCGCGCGCTCGTTCCTCGTCAAggcgctcctccgcgcccgcgaCGTTGATGCCGCCATGGACGTCGTCCACAACCATCTATGGCCGACCATGGCTGCCACGGATGGCCATCAACTTCGAGAGGACCAGGTGGTTACGAACGCAGCGTTCGCCAACCTCGTGCAGTGCCTGTGCGCCGAGGGGTTCTTCCATGTCATCTTCCAGATCGCTGAGGAGATGCCGCAGAGGCGGTGCTACGTGCCTGATGAGTTCGCCTACGCGCAGATGATCGACTCGTTATGCCGATCGGGGCAGCACCATGGCGCATCCAGGATAGTGTACATCATGAGAAAGAGGGGTTTGTGCCCAAGCGCAGTCTCCTACAACTGTATTGTTCACGGGCTGTGCACCAGCCCAAAGCCTGGGGCGTGCCTGCGGGCGCACCAGCTGGTGATGGAAGGCACGTCTTTTGGGTATCACCCGAGGGAGGTGACATACAAGGTGCTTGTGGACGAGCTGTGCCGAGAGAATGAGCTCGCCAAGGCCAAGGATGTCCTGGAGCTGATGCTACAGCCCACCAGTCAGTGTCGCCAGGATGAGGGTGGAGATGCTGGCGACGAGACCAGGACAAGGATATACAATGTGTTTCTTGGAGCCCTGCGTGCCGTGGACAACCCAA GTGATCATGCAGAAGCCCTCAATGTGCTGCACACTTTGATGCCTAGGCGCCGGTGCTCCCCTACTGTTATCACTTACAATTGTGTCCTCAAGGGACTGTTTGGCCTCGGGCAAGTTGATGCAGCAATGCAGGTGCTTGAGGAAATGAATGCCAATAACGTTGCAGCTGATTCTGTGACTCATACTGTGGTGATCAAAGGGCTCTGTGATGCAGGGCAGCTCGAGAAGACAAAGGAATTCTGGGACAACGTCATCTGGCCATCAGGTATACATGATAATTATGTGTACAGCTCAATCTTCAGAGGTCTCTGCAAACAGAGGAAACTGGAACAGGCATGCGATTTCTTATATGAATTGGTTGATTGTGGGGTTGCTCCCAGTATAATGTGCTACAACATACTCATAGACGCTGCCTGCAAGCAGGGATTGAAGAAGCTAGCATATCAATTAGTTAAGGAGATGAAAAGAAATGGCCTAGCACCGGATGCTGTAACTTGGAGGATTCTAGGCAAATTGCATCACTATGAAGAGGACGAACAAGAGGAGCACCAGCTTCCGACAGCTAATGCGGGTGGAAGTTCCGCAGATGACAGATTGGAGCCTCTTGTCTTGACTAAAGAGATGCCTTTGCTTCCACCTTTGTCGTCATCCATAAACATCTATGAAGTTAATAGGAATAATGATAGCACTGATGAGTCTGACGAAGATGTTGGTTATTCAACAGGTATGGCTAATAATAACAAAGCTGAGGCCGAGGAAATTGGATACTCAACAAAAATGACTGTGGAGGAACCACCAGATAATACTGATCCAACAAGGGGAACAGCAATCGACAAGGGTGGTATAACTTGGGGAGATGGCCTTAAGAAGCAAGATAAACAACCTTTAATAAGAGAACCACTCTCTAGGGTGGCCAAAAGGGTGTTTGGGATACTGTAG
- the LOC112880248 gene encoding pentatricopeptide repeat-containing protein At3g18020-like isoform X5 yields the protein MGTAANPPLLSLQPQHQQPGLLRLVDELCASGRAAEAHHRASLLLLSTASRLDGRAANALLRRLLRARTPLLTLRLVQAAAIVPSLPNHNRLLGLLCRAADLPPIPVLLAHRLHLRMRVAPNAASYAALLDGYARVPDPGAAQKLLDEMPQCGLVPSSLARSFLVKALLRARDVDAAMDVVHNHLWPTMAATDGHQLREDQVVTNAAFANLVQCLCAEGFFHVIFQIAEEMPQRRCYVPDEFAYAQMIDSLCRSGQHHGASRIVYIMRKRGLCPSAVSYNCIVHGLCTSPKPGACLRAHQLVMEGTSFGYHPREVTYKVLVDELCRENELAKAKDVLELMLQPTSQCRQDEGGDAGDETRTRIYNVFLGALRAVDNPSEQLGVLVSMLQSGCKPDVITMNTVIHGFCKSGRAQEARRILDDMLNGKFCTPDVVTFTILISGYLDAGDHAEALNVLHTLMPRRRCSPTVITYNCVLKGLFGLGQVDAAMQGSVMQGSSRRQRNSGTTSSGHQGLKKLAYQLVKEMKRNGLAPDAVTWRILGKLHHYEEDEQEEHQLPTANAGGSSADDRLEPLVLTKEMPLLPPLSSSINIYEVNRNNDSTDESDEDVGYSTGMANNNKAEAEEIGYSTKMTVEEPPDNTDPTRGTAIDKGGITWGDGLKKQDKQPLIREPLSRVAKRVFGIL from the exons ATGGGTACCGCGGCGAATCCTCCACTGCTGTCCCTCCAACCGCAACACCAGCAGCCGGGCCTGCTCCGCCTGGTGGACGAGCTCTGCGCGTCAGGCCGCGCCGCCGAGGCGcaccaccgcgcctccctcctcctcctctccaccGCGTCCCGCCTCGACGGCCGCGCCGCCAACGCCCTCctgcgccgcctcctccgcgcgcgcaCGCCCCTCCTCACGCTCCGCCTCGTGCAGGCTGCCGCGATCGTCCCTTCGCTCCCCAACCACAACCGcctcctcggcctcctctgccgcgccgCCGATCTGCCGCCGATCCCCGTCCTCCTCGCGCACCGTCTCCACCTCCGCATGCGCGTGGCTCCCAATGCTGCCTCCTACGCCGCGCTCCTCGATGGCTACGCCCGCGTCCCCGACCCCGGCGCCGCGCAGAAGCTGCTCGACGAAATGCCCCAATGCGGGCTGGTCCCCAGCTCCCTCGCGCGCTCGTTCCTCGTCAAggcgctcctccgcgcccgcgaCGTTGATGCCGCCATGGACGTCGTCCACAACCATCTATGGCCGACCATGGCTGCCACGGATGGCCATCAACTTCGAGAGGACCAGGTGGTTACGAACGCAGCGTTCGCCAACCTCGTGCAGTGCCTGTGCGCCGAGGGGTTCTTCCATGTCATCTTCCAGATCGCTGAGGAGATGCCGCAGAGGCGGTGCTACGTGCCTGATGAGTTCGCCTACGCGCAGATGATCGACTCGTTATGCCGATCGGGGCAGCACCATGGCGCATCCAGGATAGTGTACATCATGAGAAAGAGGGGTTTGTGCCCAAGCGCAGTCTCCTACAACTGTATTGTTCACGGGCTGTGCACCAGCCCAAAGCCTGGGGCGTGCCTGCGGGCGCACCAGCTGGTGATGGAAGGCACGTCTTTTGGGTATCACCCGAGGGAGGTGACATACAAGGTGCTTGTGGACGAGCTGTGCCGAGAGAATGAGCTCGCCAAGGCCAAGGATGTCCTGGAGCTGATGCTACAGCCCACCAGTCAGTGTCGCCAGGATGAGGGTGGAGATGCTGGCGACGAGACCAGGACAAGGATATACAATGTGTTTCTTGGAGCCCTGCGTGCCGTGGACAACCCAAGTGAGCAACTTGGCGTGCTTGTATCCATGCTGCAGTCTGGATGCAAGCCGGATGTGATCACCATGAACACTGTCATCCATGGCTTTTGCAAATCTGGGAGGGCCCAGGAGGCTAGGAGGATCCTGGACGACATGCTCAACGGAAAGTTTTGTACTCCTGATGTTGTTACCTTCACCATACTCATATCTGGATACCTTGATGCCGGTGATCATGCAGAAGCCCTCAATGTGCTGCACACTTTGATGCCTAGGCGCCGGTGCTCCCCTACTGTTATCACTTACAATTGTGTCCTCAAGGGACTGTTTGGCCTCGGGCAAGTTGATGCAGCAATGCAG GGCTCTGTGATGCAGGGCAGCTCGAGAAGACAAAGGAATTCTGGGACAACGTCATCTGGCCATCAG GGATTGAAGAAGCTAGCATATCAATTAGTTAAGGAGATGAAAAGAAATGGCCTAGCACCGGATGCTGTAACTTGGAGGATTCTAGGCAAATTGCATCACTATGAAGAGGACGAACAAGAGGAGCACCAGCTTCCGACAGCTAATGCGGGTGGAAGTTCCGCAGATGACAGATTGGAGCCTCTTGTCTTGACTAAAGAGATGCCTTTGCTTCCACCTTTGTCGTCATCCATAAACATCTATGAAGTTAATAGGAATAATGATAGCACTGATGAGTCTGACGAAGATGTTGGTTATTCAACAGGTATGGCTAATAATAACAAAGCTGAGGCCGAGGAAATTGGATACTCAACAAAAATGACTGTGGAGGAACCACCAGATAATACTGATCCAACAAGGGGAACAGCAATCGACAAGGGTGGTATAACTTGGGGAGATGGCCTTAAGAAGCAAGATAAACAACCTTTAATAAGAGAACCACTCTCTAGGGTGGCCAAAAGGGTGTTTGGGATACTGTAG
- the LOC112880248 gene encoding pentatricopeptide repeat-containing protein At3g18020-like isoform X7: MGTAANPPLLSLQPQHQQPGLLRLVDELCASGRAAEAHHRASLLLLSTASRLDGRAANALLRRLLRARTPLLTLRLVQAAAIVPSLPNHNRLLGLLCRAADLPPIPVLLAHRLHLRMRVAPNAASYAALLDGYARVPDPGAAQKLLDEMPQCGLVPSSLARSFLVKALLRARDVDAAMDVVHNHLWPTMAATDGHQLREDQVVTNAAFANLVQCLCAEGFFHVIFQIAEEMPQRRCYVPDEFAYAQMIDSLCRSGQHHGASRIVYIMRKRGLCPSAVSYNCIVHGLCTSPKPGACLRAHQLVMEGTSFGYHPREVTYKVLVDELCRENELAKAKDVLELMLQPTSQCRQDEGGDAGDETRTRIYNVFLGALRAVDNPSEQLGVLVSMLQSGCKPDVITMNTVIHGFCKSGRAQEARRILDDMLNGKFCTPDVVTFTILISGYLDAGDHAEALNVLHTLMPRRRCSPTVITYNCVLKGLFGLGQVDAAMQGSSRRQRNSGTTSSGHQGLKKLAYQLVKEMKRNGLAPDAVTWRILGKLHHYEEDEQEEHQLPTANAGGSSADDRLEPLVLTKEMPLLPPLSSSINIYEVNRNNDSTDESDEDVGYSTGMANNNKAEAEEIGYSTKMTVEEPPDNTDPTRGTAIDKGGITWGDGLKKQDKQPLIREPLSRVAKRVFGIL; encoded by the exons ATGGGTACCGCGGCGAATCCTCCACTGCTGTCCCTCCAACCGCAACACCAGCAGCCGGGCCTGCTCCGCCTGGTGGACGAGCTCTGCGCGTCAGGCCGCGCCGCCGAGGCGcaccaccgcgcctccctcctcctcctctccaccGCGTCCCGCCTCGACGGCCGCGCCGCCAACGCCCTCctgcgccgcctcctccgcgcgcgcaCGCCCCTCCTCACGCTCCGCCTCGTGCAGGCTGCCGCGATCGTCCCTTCGCTCCCCAACCACAACCGcctcctcggcctcctctgccgcgccgCCGATCTGCCGCCGATCCCCGTCCTCCTCGCGCACCGTCTCCACCTCCGCATGCGCGTGGCTCCCAATGCTGCCTCCTACGCCGCGCTCCTCGATGGCTACGCCCGCGTCCCCGACCCCGGCGCCGCGCAGAAGCTGCTCGACGAAATGCCCCAATGCGGGCTGGTCCCCAGCTCCCTCGCGCGCTCGTTCCTCGTCAAggcgctcctccgcgcccgcgaCGTTGATGCCGCCATGGACGTCGTCCACAACCATCTATGGCCGACCATGGCTGCCACGGATGGCCATCAACTTCGAGAGGACCAGGTGGTTACGAACGCAGCGTTCGCCAACCTCGTGCAGTGCCTGTGCGCCGAGGGGTTCTTCCATGTCATCTTCCAGATCGCTGAGGAGATGCCGCAGAGGCGGTGCTACGTGCCTGATGAGTTCGCCTACGCGCAGATGATCGACTCGTTATGCCGATCGGGGCAGCACCATGGCGCATCCAGGATAGTGTACATCATGAGAAAGAGGGGTTTGTGCCCAAGCGCAGTCTCCTACAACTGTATTGTTCACGGGCTGTGCACCAGCCCAAAGCCTGGGGCGTGCCTGCGGGCGCACCAGCTGGTGATGGAAGGCACGTCTTTTGGGTATCACCCGAGGGAGGTGACATACAAGGTGCTTGTGGACGAGCTGTGCCGAGAGAATGAGCTCGCCAAGGCCAAGGATGTCCTGGAGCTGATGCTACAGCCCACCAGTCAGTGTCGCCAGGATGAGGGTGGAGATGCTGGCGACGAGACCAGGACAAGGATATACAATGTGTTTCTTGGAGCCCTGCGTGCCGTGGACAACCCAAGTGAGCAACTTGGCGTGCTTGTATCCATGCTGCAGTCTGGATGCAAGCCGGATGTGATCACCATGAACACTGTCATCCATGGCTTTTGCAAATCTGGGAGGGCCCAGGAGGCTAGGAGGATCCTGGACGACATGCTCAACGGAAAGTTTTGTACTCCTGATGTTGTTACCTTCACCATACTCATATCTGGATACCTTGATGCCGGTGATCATGCAGAAGCCCTCAATGTGCTGCACACTTTGATGCCTAGGCGCCGGTGCTCCCCTACTGTTATCACTTACAATTGTGTCCTCAAGGGACTGTTTGGCCTCGGGCAAGTTGATGCAGCAATGCAG GGCAGCTCGAGAAGACAAAGGAATTCTGGGACAACGTCATCTGGCCATCAG GGATTGAAGAAGCTAGCATATCAATTAGTTAAGGAGATGAAAAGAAATGGCCTAGCACCGGATGCTGTAACTTGGAGGATTCTAGGCAAATTGCATCACTATGAAGAGGACGAACAAGAGGAGCACCAGCTTCCGACAGCTAATGCGGGTGGAAGTTCCGCAGATGACAGATTGGAGCCTCTTGTCTTGACTAAAGAGATGCCTTTGCTTCCACCTTTGTCGTCATCCATAAACATCTATGAAGTTAATAGGAATAATGATAGCACTGATGAGTCTGACGAAGATGTTGGTTATTCAACAGGTATGGCTAATAATAACAAAGCTGAGGCCGAGGAAATTGGATACTCAACAAAAATGACTGTGGAGGAACCACCAGATAATACTGATCCAACAAGGGGAACAGCAATCGACAAGGGTGGTATAACTTGGGGAGATGGCCTTAAGAAGCAAGATAAACAACCTTTAATAAGAGAACCACTCTCTAGGGTGGCCAAAAGGGTGTTTGGGATACTGTAG
- the LOC112880248 gene encoding pentatricopeptide repeat-containing protein At3g18020-like isoform X6 has translation MGTAANPPLLSLQPQHQQPGLLRLVDELCASGRAAEAHHRASLLLLSTASRLDGRAANALLRRLLRARTPLLTLRLVQAAAIVPSLPNHNRLLGLLCRAADLPPIPVLLAHRLHLRMRVAPNAASYAALLDGYARVPDPGAAQKLLDEMPQCGLVPSSLARSFLVKALLRARDVDAAMDVVHNHLWPTMAATDGHQLREDQVVTNAAFANLVQCLCAEGFFHVIFQIAEEMPQRRCYVPDEFAYAQMIDSLCRSGQHHGASRIVYIMRKRGLCPSAVSYNCIVHGLCTSPKPGACLRAHQLVMEGTSFGYHPREVTYKVLVDELCRENELAKAKDVLELMLQPTSQCRQDEGGDAGDETRTRIYNVFLGALRAVDNPSEQLGVLVSMLQSGCKPDVITMNTVIHGFCKSGRAQEARRILDDMLNGKFCTPDVVTFTILISGYLDAGDHAEALNVLHTLMPRRRCSPTVITYNCVLKGLFGLGQVDAAMQVLEEMNANNVAADSVTHTVVIKGLCDAGQLEKTKEFWDNVIWPSGIHDNYVYSSIFRGLCKQRKLEQACDFLYELVDCGVAPSIMCYNILIDAACKQGLKKLAYQLVKEMKRNGLAPDAVTWRILGKLHHYEEDEQEEHQLPTANAGGSSADDRLEPLVLTKEMPLLPPLSSSVWLIITKLRPRKLDTQQK, from the exons ATGGGTACCGCGGCGAATCCTCCACTGCTGTCCCTCCAACCGCAACACCAGCAGCCGGGCCTGCTCCGCCTGGTGGACGAGCTCTGCGCGTCAGGCCGCGCCGCCGAGGCGcaccaccgcgcctccctcctcctcctctccaccGCGTCCCGCCTCGACGGCCGCGCCGCCAACGCCCTCctgcgccgcctcctccgcgcgcgcaCGCCCCTCCTCACGCTCCGCCTCGTGCAGGCTGCCGCGATCGTCCCTTCGCTCCCCAACCACAACCGcctcctcggcctcctctgccgcgccgCCGATCTGCCGCCGATCCCCGTCCTCCTCGCGCACCGTCTCCACCTCCGCATGCGCGTGGCTCCCAATGCTGCCTCCTACGCCGCGCTCCTCGATGGCTACGCCCGCGTCCCCGACCCCGGCGCCGCGCAGAAGCTGCTCGACGAAATGCCCCAATGCGGGCTGGTCCCCAGCTCCCTCGCGCGCTCGTTCCTCGTCAAggcgctcctccgcgcccgcgaCGTTGATGCCGCCATGGACGTCGTCCACAACCATCTATGGCCGACCATGGCTGCCACGGATGGCCATCAACTTCGAGAGGACCAGGTGGTTACGAACGCAGCGTTCGCCAACCTCGTGCAGTGCCTGTGCGCCGAGGGGTTCTTCCATGTCATCTTCCAGATCGCTGAGGAGATGCCGCAGAGGCGGTGCTACGTGCCTGATGAGTTCGCCTACGCGCAGATGATCGACTCGTTATGCCGATCGGGGCAGCACCATGGCGCATCCAGGATAGTGTACATCATGAGAAAGAGGGGTTTGTGCCCAAGCGCAGTCTCCTACAACTGTATTGTTCACGGGCTGTGCACCAGCCCAAAGCCTGGGGCGTGCCTGCGGGCGCACCAGCTGGTGATGGAAGGCACGTCTTTTGGGTATCACCCGAGGGAGGTGACATACAAGGTGCTTGTGGACGAGCTGTGCCGAGAGAATGAGCTCGCCAAGGCCAAGGATGTCCTGGAGCTGATGCTACAGCCCACCAGTCAGTGTCGCCAGGATGAGGGTGGAGATGCTGGCGACGAGACCAGGACAAGGATATACAATGTGTTTCTTGGAGCCCTGCGTGCCGTGGACAACCCAAGTGAGCAACTTGGCGTGCTTGTATCCATGCTGCAGTCTGGATGCAAGCCGGATGTGATCACCATGAACACTGTCATCCATGGCTTTTGCAAATCTGGGAGGGCCCAGGAGGCTAGGAGGATCCTGGACGACATGCTCAACGGAAAGTTTTGTACTCCTGATGTTGTTACCTTCACCATACTCATATCTGGATACCTTGATGCCGGTGATCATGCAGAAGCCCTCAATGTGCTGCACACTTTGATGCCTAGGCGCCGGTGCTCCCCTACTGTTATCACTTACAATTGTGTCCTCAAGGGACTGTTTGGCCTCGGGCAAGTTGATGCAGCAATGCAGGTGCTTGAGGAAATGAATGCCAATAACGTTGCAGCTGATTCTGTGACTCATACTGTGGTGATCAAAGGGCTCTGTGATGCAGGGCAGCTCGAGAAGACAAAGGAATTCTGGGACAACGTCATCTGGCCATCAGGTATACATGATAATTATGTGTACAGCTCAATCTTCAGAGGTCTCTGCAAACAGAGGAAACTGGAACAGGCATGCGATTTCTTATATGAATTGGTTGATTGTGGGGTTGCTCCCAGTATAATGTGCTACAACATACTCATAGACGCTGCCTGCAAGCAGGGATTGAAGAAGCTAGCATATCAATTAGTTAAGGAGATGAAAAGAAATGGCCTAGCACCGGATGCTGTAACTTGGAGGATTCTAGGCAAATTGCATCACTATGAAGAGGACGAACAAGAGGAGCACCAGCTTCCGACAGCTAATGCGGGTGGAAGTTCCGCAGATGACAGATTGGAGCCTCTTGTCTTGACTAAAGAGATGCCTTTGCTTCCACCTTTGTCGTCATCC GTATGGCTAATAATAACAAAGCTGAGGCCGAGGAAATTGGATACTCAACAAAAATGA